A genome region from Hymenobacter tibetensis includes the following:
- a CDS encoding OmpA family protein yields MILTPFWRAAALGMLLVAAACSTDKKPEAATATVPLPIAATAAVAVPAEKPAAVAPETAPSVPAGFDPGAVPVSTATVGAFPFVSLLDGYKAMTRENSSGNSTKDYLKDVAFDQYEFFDGTKLIPVEGRLYTVRAMGKEASFFQVQKTYETLLKGLGGVTVFEGPTKKMKELKLAYGDPRHRSRYMPENEKMGVYMARLPDREIWVETYSVWDDANNYWLTVVEKKGLPMQATVLPAAEMKKALDATGHVALYLNFDTDQATLKPDAQATIAQIISLLAQSPDLKLAVQGHTDNLGTPQHNQELSEARARTVVATLAAQGIAADRLQAAGFGQTKPLADNATEEGKAKNRRVELVKL; encoded by the coding sequence ATGATACTCACTCCGTTTTGGCGAGCTGCCGCTTTGGGTATGTTGCTCGTCGCCGCCGCTTGTTCAACTGATAAAAAGCCAGAAGCCGCCACTGCCACCGTGCCCTTGCCCATAGCGGCTACCGCGGCCGTAGCCGTCCCGGCCGAAAAGCCAGCGGCAGTTGCGCCCGAAACCGCACCGTCCGTCCCGGCCGGCTTCGACCCCGGCGCTGTGCCCGTCTCGACGGCTACAGTAGGTGCTTTCCCGTTCGTGAGTCTGCTTGATGGCTACAAGGCAATGACCCGCGAAAACTCGTCCGGTAATTCAACTAAAGACTACCTCAAAGACGTGGCCTTCGACCAGTACGAGTTCTTCGACGGCACAAAGCTAATTCCAGTGGAAGGGCGCCTCTACACGGTGCGAGCCATGGGCAAAGAAGCTTCCTTTTTCCAGGTGCAGAAAACCTACGAGACCTTGCTGAAAGGCTTGGGCGGCGTAACGGTGTTTGAGGGCCCCACCAAGAAAATGAAGGAGCTTAAACTCGCCTACGGAGACCCTCGCCACCGGTCGCGCTACATGCCCGAAAACGAAAAGATGGGGGTGTACATGGCGCGCCTCCCCGACCGTGAAATATGGGTGGAAACTTACTCGGTGTGGGACGATGCCAACAACTACTGGCTGACGGTGGTGGAGAAAAAGGGGCTGCCCATGCAGGCTACCGTGCTGCCCGCCGCCGAAATGAAAAAAGCCCTTGATGCTACCGGCCACGTAGCCCTCTACCTCAATTTCGATACCGACCAGGCCACGCTCAAGCCTGATGCCCAAGCTACTATAGCTCAAATCATCAGCCTGCTGGCCCAAAGCCCCGACCTTAAGCTGGCCGTGCAGGGCCACACCGATAATCTTGGCACGCCTCAGCACAACCAGGAGTTGTCGGAGGCCCGGGCCCGCACGGTGGTGGCCACCCTTGCGGCCCAAGGCATTGCCGCCGACCGCCTGCAAGCCGCTGGCTTCGGCCAAACCAAGCCCCTGGCCGACAACGCCACCGAAGAAGGCAAAGCCAAAAACCGCCGCGTCGAGCTGGTAAAACTGTAG
- a CDS encoding glycosyltransferase family 61 protein: MKKSLFPSIAVTPPLPLNYAEAPEFFNNSYELPQAAHSDADVAHSARQESGRNDTRPYHTQEIGQWDVRGAFLFSNGLLYTPVNLLKESCVDAVFLHQYAPTYPLVRIAKDFLKRRIEVLPTAEKYVTIFDAWSSNHYHLLIDALPRLLLLEEHEAYILLAPDTSYMRKCLEPLLSLYGFRFKAVRYINRAVWVSQCRFISKLTTSGYTHPVLAKQLKERLALPYSHTRKLYVKRSNAAYRRVLNEVAVEALLVAHGFEVIDFDEYSIPEQARLAASAAIMVGMHGAGLTNAVFMPIGARLVEFRRTGVHHNHCYWFLAAGVGLEYATIFGKPDQSDLVLEGNGCNLTIPLDALELAIR, from the coding sequence GTGAAAAAGTCTTTATTTCCTAGCATTGCCGTTACACCTCCGCTTCCCTTGAATTATGCTGAGGCACCCGAATTTTTCAATAATAGCTATGAGTTGCCACAGGCTGCCCACTCCGACGCTGACGTAGCGCATAGTGCACGACAAGAGTCCGGGCGCAATGACACACGACCATACCATACACAAGAAATAGGGCAATGGGACGTGCGAGGAGCCTTCCTATTCTCCAATGGGCTGCTGTACACCCCGGTAAACTTATTGAAAGAAAGCTGTGTCGATGCAGTATTCTTACATCAGTATGCCCCTACCTATCCCCTGGTGCGCATTGCCAAAGATTTCTTGAAGCGGCGTATTGAGGTACTGCCTACAGCGGAAAAGTACGTCACCATATTCGACGCTTGGAGCAGCAATCATTACCACTTACTAATCGACGCACTACCCCGTTTGTTGTTATTGGAAGAGCACGAAGCCTATATTCTCTTGGCTCCCGACACGAGCTATATGCGCAAGTGTTTGGAACCACTGCTTTCTTTATACGGATTTCGCTTCAAGGCCGTACGCTATATAAATCGCGCCGTTTGGGTTAGTCAATGTCGGTTTATTTCTAAACTCACTACCTCCGGCTACACACACCCTGTGCTAGCCAAGCAATTAAAGGAGCGGCTAGCGTTGCCTTACAGCCACACTCGCAAGCTTTATGTAAAGCGCAGTAACGCCGCCTACCGGCGCGTACTGAATGAGGTGGCAGTAGAGGCGCTACTTGTAGCCCACGGCTTTGAAGTGATTGACTTTGATGAGTATTCTATTCCAGAGCAGGCCCGCTTAGCTGCCAGCGCGGCTATTATGGTCGGTATGCACGGAGCTGGTTTAACTAATGCCGTGTTTATGCCTATTGGTGCGCGCTTAGTGGAATTTCGGCGGACGGGTGTGCATCATAATCACTGTTACTGGTTTCTTGCTGCCGGCGTAGGGCTGGAGTATGCCACCATTTTTGGTAAGCCCGACCAAAGTGACTTGGTGTTAGAAGGCAACGGCTGCAATCTTACAATTCCGCTAGACGCCTTAGAACTTGCCATAAGGTGA
- a CDS encoding prolyl oligopeptidase family serine peptidase, whose protein sequence is MKPIQYFTFFGSLLASASAVAQLTPAPSVPASDTYFGVKVDDPYRNLENLTDPAVAAWMKAQSEYARKTLDGIPGRQKLIDQMVDFDKRKASRVNDLRVADNDRYFYFKSRPQDQQPKLYCRDGYAGAEVLLFDPETFEPGKVYTISSFTPSFDGSKVAFALSQKGEEVGEGYIMDVKTRKLYPERIRPMSLGGAGDWLPDNNSFTYTPLNSADVKDAAARLNTQSFVHRVGTPQSQDKPVFSAKVAPALAIKPEEYSYAFYEKESKLLIGVLYTVDRYLKAYYAPVTELKQPQIAWKPLFKSEQEVTNVVADEQYLYFTTSKNTPRQKIMRTPVARPNVATAELLVPESTGEAINDEQLKATKDGLYFVRTKNGVEAKLYFVAKNSKTVRELKLPQAAGRLELVTKNTKSSDLWVTMGGWTTDRKRYRYDVAGSKFVAEPLSSEAQYPEFADVVVDEVMVPSHDGTLVPLSIMYKKGTPRNGSAPTLMVGYGAYSRAMEPTFMPTFLLWTQQGGILACPHVRGGGELGEAWHKAGQKTTKPNTWKDLIACADYLVKNQYTSPGKVAINGGSAGGILIGRAMTERPDLFAVAIPEVGILNATRMENSPNGPANVPEFGTMQKEDEAKALLEMDAYQHLKPGTKYPATLVTAGFNDPRVIAWQPAKFAARLQASNTSGKPILFFTDYDAGHGIGDSRQKQFESIADLLAFGLWQTGAPAFQLKSTAVK, encoded by the coding sequence ATGAAACCAATTCAGTACTTCACTTTCTTCGGCAGCCTGCTGGCCAGTGCCTCGGCCGTTGCTCAACTCACGCCCGCCCCCTCGGTGCCGGCTTCCGACACGTACTTCGGGGTGAAGGTAGACGACCCCTACCGCAACCTGGAAAACCTGACGGACCCTGCCGTAGCTGCCTGGATGAAAGCGCAGAGTGAGTACGCGCGCAAAACCCTGGATGGCATTCCGGGCCGGCAAAAGCTCATCGACCAGATGGTGGATTTCGACAAGCGCAAAGCCAGCCGCGTGAACGACCTGCGCGTAGCCGACAACGACCGGTATTTCTATTTCAAGTCACGGCCACAAGACCAGCAGCCCAAGCTCTACTGCCGCGACGGCTATGCGGGCGCCGAAGTGCTGCTCTTCGACCCCGAAACCTTCGAGCCGGGTAAAGTATACACCATCAGCTCTTTCACGCCTTCCTTCGACGGTTCTAAGGTGGCCTTCGCGCTCAGTCAAAAAGGCGAGGAAGTAGGAGAGGGGTACATCATGGATGTGAAGACCCGTAAACTGTACCCCGAGCGGATTCGTCCGATGTCGTTGGGCGGAGCTGGTGATTGGCTGCCCGATAACAACAGTTTCACGTACACGCCCCTCAACAGCGCCGACGTGAAAGACGCTGCCGCTCGCCTGAACACCCAATCGTTCGTGCACCGCGTGGGCACGCCGCAAAGCCAAGACAAGCCGGTGTTTTCAGCTAAAGTAGCCCCTGCGCTGGCCATCAAGCCCGAAGAGTATTCTTATGCCTTCTACGAAAAAGAAAGCAAGTTGCTTATCGGGGTGCTGTACACCGTGGACCGGTATCTGAAAGCGTACTACGCGCCAGTTACGGAGTTGAAGCAGCCCCAAATAGCGTGGAAACCCTTGTTCAAGTCCGAGCAGGAAGTAACCAACGTGGTGGCCGACGAGCAGTACCTCTACTTCACGACGTCGAAAAACACGCCGCGTCAGAAAATCATGCGTACGCCCGTTGCACGCCCTAACGTAGCCACGGCCGAGCTGCTGGTTCCTGAATCCACTGGCGAAGCCATCAACGACGAGCAACTCAAAGCCACGAAGGATGGGCTGTATTTTGTGCGGACTAAAAACGGGGTGGAAGCCAAGCTGTACTTCGTGGCGAAGAACTCGAAAACGGTGCGTGAACTGAAGCTGCCGCAAGCGGCGGGCCGGCTGGAACTGGTAACCAAAAACACGAAGTCGTCGGATTTGTGGGTGACGATGGGTGGCTGGACCACCGACCGCAAGCGCTACCGCTACGACGTGGCAGGCAGCAAGTTTGTGGCCGAGCCGCTGTCGTCGGAAGCGCAGTACCCTGAATTTGCCGACGTAGTAGTGGATGAAGTAATGGTGCCCTCGCACGACGGTACGCTGGTACCACTTTCCATCATGTACAAGAAAGGCACGCCCCGCAACGGCAGCGCGCCCACCCTTATGGTCGGGTACGGTGCCTATTCCCGGGCGATGGAACCCACGTTCATGCCGACTTTCTTGCTCTGGACGCAGCAAGGCGGTATTCTGGCCTGTCCGCACGTGCGCGGAGGTGGGGAGCTAGGCGAGGCCTGGCACAAAGCCGGCCAAAAAACAACCAAGCCCAACACCTGGAAAGACCTTATTGCCTGCGCCGACTACCTAGTGAAAAACCAGTATACCAGCCCCGGCAAAGTGGCCATCAACGGCGGCAGCGCAGGCGGCATCCTAATTGGCCGGGCCATGACCGAGCGGCCAGACTTGTTTGCGGTAGCCATTCCGGAAGTCGGGATTCTGAACGCCACGCGCATGGAGAATTCGCCTAATGGCCCCGCGAACGTACCGGAGTTTGGCACCATGCAAAAGGAAGACGAGGCCAAAGCCCTGCTGGAAATGGATGCCTACCAACACCTCAAGCCCGGCACCAAATACCCCGCCACGCTCGTCACGGCCGGTTTCAACGACCCACGCGTCATTGCTTGGCAGCCCGCTAAGTTTGCTGCCCGCCTGCAAGCCAGCAATACTTCTGGTAAGCCCATCCTCTTCTTCACCGACTACGACGCGGGCCACGGCATAGGCGACTCCAGGCAGAAGCAGTTTGAAAGCATTGCCGATTTGCTGGCCTTTGGGCTGTGGCAGACTGGTGCACCGGCATTTCAACTGAAAAGCACAGCAGTGAAATAG
- a CDS encoding acyltransferase: protein MLLFYWRKQYGVNLLAQPNTQIVGIRNLRTGTGILNVGVSYVGFAVAQDVARLNISGKLHTEGDVRIGKGCRLDIGPQATVHIGEGTYLNPYTRIVSLHGLRIGKYCAISWECQFLDEDFHAITYETPRPAKDPRITVGDHVWIGSRVSVFKGATIPTGCVVASGAVVTKAFTEENCLLAGNPAEVVRRNITWE, encoded by the coding sequence TTGCTCTTGTTTTACTGGCGCAAGCAATATGGTGTGAACCTGTTAGCTCAGCCTAACACGCAGATTGTTGGCATTCGAAACCTGCGCACGGGTACTGGTATTCTCAATGTTGGTGTCAGCTATGTCGGCTTTGCGGTGGCGCAAGATGTCGCTCGACTCAATATTAGTGGCAAGCTCCACACGGAAGGAGATGTGCGCATTGGCAAAGGATGCCGCCTCGATATAGGACCACAAGCTACAGTGCACATCGGGGAAGGCACTTACTTGAATCCGTACACGCGCATCGTTTCTTTGCACGGGCTGCGGATTGGTAAGTACTGTGCTATCAGTTGGGAATGTCAGTTTCTCGACGAAGATTTTCACGCCATTACGTATGAGACGCCTCGTCCGGCAAAAGACCCCCGCATTACAGTGGGCGACCATGTGTGGATTGGGAGCCGAGTTTCGGTTTTCAAGGGGGCCACAATTCCCACCGGATGCGTCGTTGCCTCTGGCGCTGTGGTAACTAAGGCATTCACCGAAGAGAACTGTTTGCTGGCTGGCAATCCAGCTGAGGTCGTGCGTCGTAATATTACCTGGGAATAA
- a CDS encoding T9SS type A sorting domain-containing protein produces the protein MDTFFYSVSLLAVLLLPLAARAQLTVPAGSTLSVGSGSTLSVVGAVQNAGTITNQGTLQLTGHLTSTGTLSGTTGQLKLAGTGAAQSLNVSGVLSSLEILNPQGATLAAPLRVRQLQLTGGAVRLGAHTLTSTVGGTIAGVDGAAGRFIITDGTGMLQQIVGTTAQLFPTGPSATSYAPATLTRSVGSELYELRTASGFLSGGSTGAPLTSDAVGLHWELTAPDVRPFTLTVQWQADNELSGFDRTQSALGRWTGTAYGVTEDFGPAAGSGPYTRTVSGLTSTGPYVVLDRQAPLPVELTRFEAHRPAGQPRVQLHWNTASEKNNAGFEVQRQDEGQTSFRRVGFVAGRGTSSSPTDYAFQDPNDFRGLSYYRLRQLDQDGTESFSPVRVVSGLAGGAAFSLSAYPNPVATQSTLTLEATGLLPTGLQLTLYAADGRQVRHLSWPAGQAQQTLSADLPAGAYWLRYHAPDGTTGTLPLLVAE, from the coding sequence ATGGATACCTTCTTCTATTCAGTAAGCCTGCTGGCGGTTCTGCTGCTGCCCTTGGCGGCGCGGGCGCAACTTACTGTGCCGGCCGGTAGCACGCTCAGCGTGGGCAGCGGCAGCACACTCAGCGTGGTGGGGGCGGTGCAAAACGCCGGTACCATCACCAACCAAGGCACGCTACAGCTCACGGGCCACCTCACCAGCACCGGCACGCTCAGCGGCACCACGGGCCAACTGAAACTGGCCGGCACGGGCGCAGCCCAAAGCCTGAACGTATCCGGCGTATTGTCTTCCTTGGAAATTCTGAACCCGCAGGGGGCCACGCTGGCGGCGCCGCTCCGGGTGCGGCAACTGCAACTTACGGGCGGGGCAGTGCGGCTTGGTGCGCATACGCTTACGTCCACCGTCGGCGGCACTATTGCGGGCGTTGACGGGGCAGCGGGCCGTTTTATTATTACCGATGGCACCGGCATGCTGCAACAGATTGTGGGAACCACGGCCCAGCTGTTTCCAACCGGGCCCAGTGCCACCAGCTACGCTCCGGCCACTCTCACCCGCTCCGTCGGCTCTGAGCTGTACGAGCTGCGCACGGCCAGCGGCTTCCTTAGCGGCGGCAGCACCGGCGCCCCGCTTACGTCCGATGCGGTAGGCCTCCATTGGGAGTTGACTGCCCCCGATGTGAGGCCCTTCACCTTAACGGTACAGTGGCAGGCCGACAACGAGCTGAGTGGCTTCGACCGAACGCAATCGGCGCTAGGGCGCTGGACCGGCACGGCTTACGGCGTAACCGAGGACTTCGGGCCAGCCGCTGGTAGTGGGCCTTACACGCGCACCGTGAGCGGCCTGACCAGCACTGGCCCCTACGTGGTGCTCGACCGTCAGGCCCCGCTGCCCGTGGAGCTGACGCGGTTCGAGGCCCACCGACCCGCCGGCCAGCCGCGGGTGCAACTACACTGGAACACTGCCTCGGAAAAAAACAACGCCGGCTTCGAGGTGCAGCGCCAGGACGAAGGCCAGACCAGCTTCCGGCGGGTGGGCTTCGTGGCCGGGCGTGGCACCAGCAGCAGCCCCACCGACTACGCCTTCCAAGACCCCAACGACTTCCGGGGCCTGAGCTACTACCGCCTCCGCCAGCTCGACCAGGACGGTACCGAAAGCTTCTCGCCGGTGCGCGTGGTGTCGGGCCTTGCTGGCGGAGCGGCGTTCAGTTTGAGTGCTTATCCGAATCCGGTGGCCACACAAAGCACTCTCACGCTGGAAGCCACTGGCTTGCTGCCCACCGGCCTCCAGCTAACCCTCTACGCCGCCGATGGCCGGCAGGTGCGTCACCTTTCTTGGCCCGCCGGCCAGGCGCAGCAAACACTGTCGGCCGACTTGCCGGCGGGGGCTTACTGGCTGCGCTACCACGCTCCTGACGGTACCACGGGCACGCTGCCGCTGCTAGTAGCAGAATAG